Proteins encoded within one genomic window of Tidjanibacter massiliensis:
- a CDS encoding ABC transporter ATP-binding protein, translating into MRTYWDILGRYKWSIVVCPVLVLVFVVCETLQPMLMARIVDEGVMHRDIAVVTRIGIWMLGISVAGLLANITNVFVSSNASVGFATELRSRLFRKIQEFSFAEMDKFNSASLITRLTGDVTRLQQVVLLGLRILLRSPMMLVMAFFYVVRIDSGLALIVAGAIPVLGISVYLILRKGFPYFLKMQQKVDAVNAVVRENLINMRVVKSFVRERYESRKFSASNRDLCDVSVKASNIIVTIFPVMQLVLNLSVIVVLWVGGERVAAGRLQVGELVSLVNYLMQILMSLMMLSMIIMNIARASASSDRVLEVLGTEPSLKDSPGASAVVRRGAVEFRNVSFRYGGGETDVLHGISFSVAPGMTVAVAGATGSGKSTLLQLVPRLYDTTGGEVLIDGTDVRDYPLAQLHAQVGMVLQNNVLFSGTIADNLRWGREDASPAEMEAAARAAQAHDFVMSFPDGYDTVLGRGGVNLSGGQKQRLCIARALLRRPKILLLDDSTSAVDTETELKIRRGLREYLGEGTTVFVSTQRVKTMEEADRVLVLDDGKVESYGTPARLKEDSAVYREIFNSQQLTF; encoded by the coding sequence ATAAGAACGTATTGGGACATACTCGGCAGGTACAAGTGGAGCATCGTGGTGTGCCCCGTGCTCGTATTGGTCTTCGTCGTCTGCGAGACGCTCCAGCCCATGCTGATGGCGCGCATCGTGGACGAGGGAGTCATGCACCGCGACATCGCGGTCGTTACCCGCATCGGTATCTGGATGCTCGGTATCTCGGTGGCGGGGCTGCTCGCCAACATCACGAATGTGTTCGTCTCTTCCAACGCTTCCGTCGGATTCGCTACGGAGCTGCGTTCGAGACTGTTCCGCAAGATACAGGAGTTCTCCTTCGCCGAAATGGACAAATTCAACTCCGCTTCGCTCATCACGCGTCTGACGGGCGATGTCACGCGCCTGCAACAGGTCGTGCTGCTCGGATTGCGCATCCTGCTCCGTTCGCCGATGATGCTCGTGATGGCCTTCTTTTATGTGGTGCGGATAGATTCCGGCCTTGCACTGATAGTGGCCGGAGCCATACCCGTGCTCGGAATAAGCGTATATCTGATTCTGCGTAAGGGATTTCCCTATTTTCTGAAGATGCAGCAGAAGGTGGATGCCGTGAACGCCGTCGTGAGGGAGAACCTGATAAACATGCGGGTGGTGAAATCGTTCGTGCGCGAGAGATACGAGTCGCGCAAGTTTTCGGCAAGCAACCGGGATTTGTGCGACGTGTCGGTGAAGGCGTCCAACATCATCGTGACGATATTCCCCGTGATGCAGCTCGTGTTGAACCTTTCGGTGATTGTGGTGCTCTGGGTGGGGGGAGAGCGGGTGGCGGCCGGAAGACTGCAGGTCGGCGAGCTCGTTTCGCTGGTGAACTATCTCATGCAGATACTGATGTCGCTGATGATGCTCTCCATGATAATCATGAACATCGCCCGTGCGTCGGCCTCTTCCGACCGTGTGTTGGAGGTGCTCGGTACGGAGCCTTCGCTGAAGGACTCGCCGGGCGCTTCGGCAGTCGTTCGCCGCGGTGCCGTCGAGTTCCGCAACGTTTCTTTCCGGTACGGTGGCGGCGAGACCGACGTGCTCCACGGCATCTCGTTCAGCGTTGCGCCGGGCATGACGGTGGCTGTGGCGGGAGCGACCGGTTCCGGCAAGAGTACGCTGTTGCAGCTTGTTCCGCGTCTTTACGACACGACCGGCGGCGAAGTGCTCATCGACGGGACGGATGTACGCGACTATCCTCTGGCACAGCTTCATGCGCAGGTGGGGATGGTGTTGCAGAACAACGTCCTCTTCAGCGGTACGATAGCCGATAACCTGCGCTGGGGCAGGGAGGATGCCTCCCCGGCGGAGATGGAAGCCGCTGCCCGGGCGGCGCAGGCCCACGATTTCGTCATGTCGTTCCCGGACGGGTACGATACGGTGCTGGGGCGCGGCGGGGTGAATCTCTCCGGCGGGCAGAAGCAGCGGCTCTGTATTGCCCGTGCGCTGCTGCGCCGGCCGAAAATCCTCCTGCTCGACGACAGTACGAGCGCTGTGGATACCGAAACGGAGCTGAAGATACGCCGCGGCCTGCGGGAGTACCTCGGGGAGGGGACGACGGTTTTCGTTTCGACGCAGCGGGTGAAAACGATGGAGGAGGCGGACAGGGTACTGGTGCTCGACGACGGGAAGGTGGAGTCGTACGGTACGCCGGCCCGGCTGAAGGAGGATTCGGCCGTGTACAGAGAGATATTCAATTCACAGCAACTTACATTCTGA
- a CDS encoding fumarylacetoacetate hydrolase family protein produces MKIICIGRNYREHIREFDGGEPDERPVFFMKPDTALLRNNDTFWIPPFSREVHYETELVVKINRTGKCIAERFAHRYYDEVTLGIDFTARDLQRAAIAQGHPWEIGKAFDRSAAIAPRWLGLAALGRPVGELRFGMALNGEPRQEGYTGDMLFSVDRIIAYVSQFVTLRMGDLVYTGTPAGVGPVAPGDRLTAWLEGEQLLDFDIR; encoded by the coding sequence ATGAAGATAATCTGCATAGGACGCAATTACAGGGAGCACATTCGGGAGTTCGACGGCGGGGAGCCGGACGAACGGCCCGTGTTTTTCATGAAACCCGATACGGCGCTGCTGCGCAACAACGATACGTTCTGGATACCGCCTTTCAGTCGGGAAGTGCATTACGAAACGGAACTCGTGGTGAAAATCAACCGGACAGGTAAGTGTATCGCGGAGCGTTTCGCACATCGGTATTACGATGAGGTGACGCTCGGCATCGATTTCACTGCACGCGACCTGCAGCGTGCGGCCATCGCGCAGGGGCATCCGTGGGAGATAGGAAAGGCGTTCGACCGCTCGGCGGCGATAGCTCCGCGCTGGCTCGGTCTCGCTGCGCTCGGCCGGCCGGTCGGGGAGCTCCGGTTCGGCATGGCACTGAACGGGGAGCCGCGGCAGGAGGGGTATACGGGCGACATGCTCTTTTCGGTGGACCGTATCATCGCCTACGTATCGCAGTTCGTGACGCTGCGCATGGGCGACCTCGTCTATACAGGGACGCCTGCCGGAGTGGGGCCCGTCGCACCGGGCGACCGGCTGACCGCATGGCTGGAGGGGGAGCAGTTGTTGGATTTCGATATCAGATAA
- a CDS encoding LEA type 2 family protein, which yields MKRFRFAAFCAALLAFTACDVVKQAEGLYNMTQCEYEYDSVTDLSLAGVNLSGELTPLQIARLLGVLGGGASELPMGFDLNLGISNPNSSAAQIGAMDYILEIDGIRFTSGSVSEGIRVDAQDSGVFPIRMDFDIAGLLTGDSSAAALNAVKNFVGIGTEPSQVTLQIKPSVNIGGYTIPVPVYIPVSFSFGGAAGK from the coding sequence ATGAAAAGATTTCGTTTCGCAGCCTTTTGTGCCGCCCTTCTCGCCTTTACCGCCTGCGATGTCGTGAAGCAGGCCGAAGGTCTCTACAACATGACGCAGTGCGAGTATGAATACGATTCGGTCACCGACCTGTCGCTTGCCGGGGTCAATCTTTCCGGAGAACTGACACCCCTGCAAATCGCCCGGCTGCTCGGCGTGCTCGGCGGCGGGGCTTCGGAACTGCCCATGGGGTTCGACCTGAATCTCGGCATCTCCAACCCCAACTCATCGGCGGCGCAGATAGGTGCCATGGATTACATCCTGGAAATAGACGGGATACGGTTTACTTCCGGCAGTGTCAGTGAGGGGATTCGCGTCGATGCGCAGGACAGCGGCGTCTTCCCGATACGGATGGATTTCGATATAGCGGGCCTGCTTACGGGCGACTCTTCGGCTGCCGCCCTCAATGCCGTGAAGAATTTCGTGGGCATCGGAACGGAGCCTTCGCAGGTGACGCTGCAGATAAAGCCGTCGGTGAATATCGGCGGTTACACCATTCCCGTTCCGGTCTATATCCCCGTATCGTTCAGTTTCGGCGGTGCGGCCGGAAAGTAG
- the lpxB gene encoding lipid-A-disaccharide synthase, with amino-acid sequence MKYYLIAGEASGDLHGSNLMKGLLRSDPQAEFRFWGGDLMAAVGGREHLAKHYRDASFFGIGEIVRRLPTVLAQIRECKRDIAAYAPDVLVLIDYPGFNFRMAKFAHGCGIRVFYYISPKVWAWKEHRVERIRRYVDKLFIIFPFEVEYFARRGIDAVYEGNPLMDAIAERCAAMPPREEFFRANGFGARPVIALLAGSRRSEVRNNLPFMAALAELMPEYDFVLAAVPWLDRELYGELLAGSRIICLYDKTYEIVRYADAAVVTSGTATLETALIGTPEVVCYRTDALTVWAGRRLLKIPYISLVNLVMGREVVKELIQQEMTPERAAEELRAILPGGGQRERMLADYDALRKRIGGPGASERVAARMVALLKGEKAPRPTEREQENGGAK; translated from the coding sequence ATGAAATATTACCTGATTGCCGGCGAAGCTTCCGGCGACCTGCACGGTTCCAATTTGATGAAGGGGCTGCTGCGGAGCGACCCGCAGGCCGAGTTCCGTTTCTGGGGTGGCGACCTGATGGCGGCTGTGGGAGGACGGGAGCACCTGGCCAAGCACTACCGCGACGCCTCTTTTTTCGGTATCGGCGAGATTGTCCGCCGCCTGCCCACGGTGCTCGCCCAGATACGCGAATGCAAGCGCGATATTGCGGCCTATGCCCCCGACGTGCTGGTGCTCATCGACTATCCGGGGTTCAACTTCCGGATGGCGAAGTTCGCCCACGGGTGCGGCATCCGTGTATTTTACTACATTTCGCCCAAGGTGTGGGCGTGGAAGGAGCATCGTGTGGAACGAATCCGCCGGTATGTGGACAAGCTGTTCATCATCTTTCCTTTCGAGGTGGAGTATTTCGCCCGACGGGGAATCGATGCGGTATATGAGGGTAATCCGCTGATGGATGCCATCGCGGAGCGCTGTGCGGCGATGCCTCCGCGGGAGGAGTTCTTCCGTGCGAACGGTTTCGGCGCCCGGCCCGTCATCGCCCTGCTTGCCGGCAGCCGCCGCAGCGAGGTGCGCAACAACCTCCCTTTCATGGCAGCCCTGGCCGAGTTGATGCCGGAGTACGATTTCGTGCTCGCCGCGGTACCGTGGCTCGACCGGGAGCTGTACGGGGAGCTGCTTGCCGGCAGCCGTATCATCTGTCTGTACGATAAGACCTACGAAATCGTGCGCTATGCCGATGCGGCGGTGGTCACTTCGGGAACGGCGACGCTGGAGACGGCCCTGATAGGTACGCCGGAGGTGGTGTGCTACCGTACCGATGCGCTGACCGTCTGGGCCGGGCGCCGGCTGCTGAAGATACCTTATATCTCGTTGGTGAATCTCGTGATGGGCCGGGAGGTCGTGAAGGAGTTGATTCAGCAGGAGATGACGCCGGAACGTGCCGCGGAAGAACTGCGGGCTATCCTGCCCGGAGGGGGGCAGCGGGAGCGTATGCTCGCCGATTACGATGCCCTGCGCAAACGGATAGGCGGTCCGGGCGCTTCGGAGCGCGTGGCGGCCCGGATGGTGGCCCTGCTGAAAGGGGAAAAGGCACCGCGTCCGACGGAGCGGGAGCAGGAGAACGGAGGAGCGAAATGA
- a CDS encoding ATP-grasp domain-containing protein, which translates to MEPVTGWIIYPRYTADRSDNAFGWLVGEAAAAGMRLEVLFVEELSVVYGTRCGIFHKGREVVQMPEFVIMRTYDTVLSRYFERLGVRVINTAAAMELCKNKMLTHEVLVAAGLPTPATVYAEGAEYAYPELAERFGSARFIVKRTDGAKGEDVYLVNGAREMASAVEQCGRHCICQEFIAESSGRDVRVWVIGGRAIGAVMRYSQTSFLSNYSQGGSVRAFDLPEEAARLAVESAAATGAEFAGIDLLFRGDGFTVNEVNGNAGFRTLSRVGRNDIPKELFSYISGIVRQG; encoded by the coding sequence ATGGAACCCGTCACAGGTTGGATAATATACCCGCGTTACACCGCCGACCGCAGCGACAACGCTTTCGGCTGGCTCGTCGGCGAGGCGGCAGCGGCCGGCATGCGGCTGGAGGTGCTCTTCGTCGAAGAGCTTTCCGTCGTTTACGGCACCCGCTGCGGCATCTTCCACAAAGGGAGGGAAGTCGTCCAGATGCCGGAATTCGTCATCATGCGGACCTACGACACTGTTCTTTCGCGCTACTTCGAACGGCTCGGAGTCCGAGTGATAAACACGGCCGCCGCCATGGAGCTATGCAAAAACAAAATGCTGACGCATGAGGTGCTCGTCGCGGCCGGTCTGCCCACTCCCGCCACGGTCTATGCCGAGGGGGCCGAATATGCCTATCCGGAACTGGCCGAACGCTTCGGCAGCGCCCGTTTCATCGTCAAACGGACGGACGGCGCCAAAGGCGAGGACGTCTACCTCGTGAACGGCGCGAGGGAGATGGCCTCCGCCGTGGAGCAGTGCGGACGGCACTGCATCTGCCAGGAGTTCATCGCCGAAAGCAGCGGCCGCGACGTGAGGGTATGGGTCATCGGCGGCCGGGCCATCGGAGCGGTCATGCGCTATTCCCAGACCTCGTTTCTCTCCAACTATTCGCAGGGCGGCAGCGTCCGGGCCTTCGACCTACCCGAAGAGGCGGCCCGACTTGCCGTGGAGAGCGCAGCGGCGACGGGGGCCGAATTCGCGGGTATCGACCTGCTGTTCCGCGGCGACGGTTTCACGGTGAACGAAGTGAACGGCAACGCCGGTTTCCGCACGCTCTCACGCGTGGGCCGGAACGACATCCCGAAAGAACTTTTCAGCTATATATCCGGAATCGTCCGGCAAGGTTAA
- a CDS encoding S46 family peptidase — MNKKRLLLFLWCLSAAFSALADEGMWLPSLIGRQVDDMKAKGFRLTAEDIYSVNQASLKDAVVLFGRGCTGELVSPEGLLLTNHHCGYGQIQSHSSLQHDYLTDGFWAMSREEELPNPGLTVSFLVRMEDVTDRVLAGVKDDMDETRRQKKIAANIERVKERALKEYKGQKGYEVSVESLYYGNQYFLFLFRTYGDVRLVGAPPSAIGKFGGDTDNWMWPRHTGDFSVFRIYADADNQPADYSPDNVPYRPRHWFPVSTAGMDEGDFTFVYGCPGSTREYVTSDHVARVMASNPNKIRMRTERLDIINAAMAADPAVRIKYASKAANIANAWKKWQGESLGLERLGTLGKKRAYEERFARWAAGQPEYAGVLERLRSAYEAGNGASYAADFYTEGIFSIELMSLANYVTVALEAGEMPVVPGLFYKDYEPEIDRQVACALVREFAEHVPAVFMPDGFAEGLAEAGGVEEYVGRLFDRSALADSARLAALTALPRKEAVAALTADPAVEFYAMFADTYRQRISPVLEEADRTLAREYRTYMRGQMEFEPERNFYPDANLTLRVAYGAVEGYNPEDGVRHLPVTTLEGIIAKDNPDIYDYDVPDALRRCYEEKDYGRWAVNVGTEEEPYYTVPVAFLATNHTTGGNSGSPVLNGDGELVGINFDRTWLSTMSDLEFDPAMCRNISVDIRYVLFVIEKIGGAGYLIDEMTLR, encoded by the coding sequence ATGAACAAAAAACGTTTACTCCTTTTTTTGTGGTGCCTGTCGGCAGCCTTCAGTGCTTTGGCCGACGAGGGCATGTGGCTGCCGAGCCTTATCGGACGGCAGGTGGACGACATGAAAGCCAAGGGCTTCCGGCTTACGGCCGAAGACATTTACAGCGTGAATCAGGCGTCGCTGAAAGATGCCGTGGTGCTTTTCGGACGCGGCTGTACGGGCGAGTTGGTGTCGCCCGAGGGACTGCTGCTGACCAACCATCACTGCGGATACGGCCAGATACAGAGCCACAGCAGCCTGCAGCACGACTACCTGACCGACGGCTTCTGGGCCATGTCGCGGGAGGAGGAGCTTCCGAATCCCGGCCTGACGGTATCGTTTCTCGTCCGGATGGAGGATGTGACCGACCGGGTGCTTGCGGGCGTGAAGGACGATATGGATGAAACGCGCCGCCAAAAGAAGATAGCGGCCAATATCGAACGGGTGAAGGAACGGGCCTTGAAGGAATATAAGGGACAGAAGGGATACGAAGTCTCGGTGGAATCGCTCTATTACGGCAACCAGTATTTCCTTTTCCTGTTCCGTACCTACGGCGACGTGCGGCTCGTGGGTGCTCCGCCCTCGGCCATCGGTAAGTTCGGCGGCGATACGGACAACTGGATGTGGCCCCGTCATACGGGCGATTTCTCCGTGTTCCGCATCTATGCGGATGCCGACAACCAGCCGGCGGACTACTCTCCGGACAACGTTCCCTACCGTCCCCGGCACTGGTTTCCGGTTTCCACGGCGGGAATGGACGAGGGCGATTTCACGTTCGTTTACGGCTGTCCCGGTTCGACGCGCGAATACGTGACGTCCGACCATGTGGCCCGCGTTATGGCGTCGAATCCGAATAAAATCAGAATGCGCACCGAGCGGCTGGACATTATCAATGCGGCCATGGCCGCCGACCCTGCGGTACGGATAAAGTACGCCTCCAAGGCGGCCAACATAGCCAATGCCTGGAAAAAATGGCAGGGTGAGAGCCTCGGACTGGAACGCCTTGGTACGCTCGGAAAGAAACGCGCCTATGAGGAGCGCTTCGCCCGGTGGGCCGCCGGACAGCCGGAGTATGCGGGGGTACTGGAGCGTCTGCGGAGCGCTTACGAGGCCGGCAACGGGGCTTCGTATGCAGCGGATTTCTATACGGAGGGAATTTTCTCCATCGAACTGATGAGCCTTGCCAACTATGTGACCGTCGCTCTGGAAGCGGGGGAGATGCCTGTCGTTCCCGGGCTGTTCTACAAGGATTATGAACCGGAGATAGACCGGCAGGTGGCCTGTGCCCTCGTTCGGGAATTCGCGGAGCATGTCCCCGCCGTCTTCATGCCCGACGGTTTCGCCGAAGGGCTTGCCGAAGCCGGTGGCGTGGAAGAGTATGTCGGTCGGCTGTTCGACCGTTCCGCACTGGCGGACAGTGCACGGCTGGCGGCACTGACGGCCCTACCGCGCAAGGAGGCTGTCGCCGCGCTGACTGCCGACCCCGCCGTGGAGTTCTATGCGATGTTCGCCGACACCTACCGGCAGCGGATAAGTCCCGTGCTGGAGGAGGCCGACCGGACGCTGGCCCGCGAGTACCGCACTTATATGCGCGGACAGATGGAGTTCGAACCTGAGCGGAATTTTTACCCGGATGCCAATCTGACACTGCGCGTGGCATACGGTGCCGTCGAGGGGTACAATCCCGAAGACGGCGTCCGGCACCTGCCTGTCACCACGCTGGAGGGTATTATCGCCAAGGACAATCCCGATATCTACGATTACGACGTACCCGATGCACTGCGCCGTTGTTACGAGGAGAAGGATTATGGACGCTGGGCGGTGAACGTCGGGACGGAAGAGGAACCGTATTACACCGTGCCGGTAGCCTTTCTGGCTACGAACCATACCACGGGCGGCAATTCGGGCAGTCCGGTGCTGAACGGCGACGGTGAACTGGTGGGTATCAATTTCGACCGAACATGGCTCAGCACCATGAGCGACCTCGAATTCGACCCGGCCATGTGCCGGAATATTTCGGTAGATATCCGTTACGTGCTCTTCGTGATAGAGAAGATAGGAGGAGCGGGCTATCTTATCGACGAGATGACGCTCCGATAG
- a CDS encoding peroxiredoxin, producing the protein MENEMNMMPRIGDPAPAFRAATTQGTINFPVDYSGRWIILFSHPADFTPVCTSEFMTFGKMQKEFEELNCQLVGLSVDGLSSHIAWLRTIRERMHFRDMDNIEVQFPLIDDVSMNVSRLYGMIQPGESETKAVRAVFFIDPKGIIRTIIYYPLALGRNFDEIKRVLIGLQTVDAFNVALPADWRPGDEVIDPNPGNMKGVEERWEKSQKADSGVKCYDWFFCTREIPCDEIHKKIGK; encoded by the coding sequence ATGGAAAACGAAATGAACATGATGCCTCGCATCGGCGACCCCGCACCGGCTTTCCGGGCGGCAACCACTCAGGGTACGATAAACTTTCCGGTCGATTACAGCGGCCGTTGGATAATCCTGTTCAGCCATCCGGCGGACTTCACCCCGGTCTGCACCTCGGAGTTCATGACCTTCGGCAAGATGCAGAAAGAGTTCGAGGAACTCAATTGCCAACTGGTGGGACTTTCCGTGGACGGGCTGTCGAGCCATATCGCATGGCTGCGCACCATCAGGGAACGGATGCATTTCCGCGATATGGACAACATCGAAGTGCAGTTTCCCCTCATCGACGACGTATCCATGAACGTATCCAGACTGTACGGCATGATACAGCCTGGCGAAAGCGAAACCAAGGCTGTCCGCGCCGTCTTCTTCATCGACCCGAAAGGAATCATCCGCACGATAATCTACTATCCGCTGGCTCTCGGCCGGAACTTCGACGAGATAAAACGGGTACTCATCGGCCTACAGACGGTGGATGCCTTCAACGTGGCCCTTCCGGCCGACTGGCGGCCCGGCGACGAGGTGATAGACCCCAATCCCGGCAACATGAAGGGAGTCGAAGAGCGCTGGGAGAAATCGCAGAAAGCCGACAGCGGTGTCAAATGCTACGACTGGTTCTTCTGTACGAGGGAAATTCCCTGCGATGAAATTCACAAGAAAATAGGCAAATAA
- the trmD gene encoding tRNA (guanosine(37)-N1)-methyltransferase TrmD: MRIDILTVVPELLVSPLNESILKRAQRAGLVEIVVHNIRDWATDKHRHVDDYPFGGEAGMVMKPEPVFRLISHLQSERRYDEVIFTTPDGMQYDQREANRLSTLGNIIILCGHYKGLDHRIREHLVTREISIGDYVLTGGELAAAVIADSVVRLLPGAIGDEESALTDSFQDGLLAPPVYTRPAEFNGWAVPEVLLSGHDARIEEWKEEQALERTRRLRPDLLEKWED, from the coding sequence ATGCGCATAGACATATTGACCGTCGTTCCCGAACTGCTCGTCTCCCCGCTTAACGAGTCTATCCTCAAGCGGGCGCAGCGGGCGGGGCTGGTGGAAATCGTGGTACACAACATCCGGGACTGGGCGACCGACAAACACCGCCATGTGGACGATTATCCCTTCGGCGGGGAGGCCGGTATGGTGATGAAGCCCGAACCGGTTTTCCGGCTCATTTCGCATTTGCAGTCCGAGCGGCGGTACGACGAGGTCATCTTCACTACGCCCGACGGGATGCAGTACGACCAGCGGGAGGCCAACCGTCTCTCGACACTCGGCAACATCATCATTCTCTGCGGCCATTACAAGGGGCTCGACCACCGTATCCGGGAGCATCTGGTGACACGCGAAATTTCCATCGGGGATTACGTACTGACCGGGGGCGAGCTCGCCGCGGCGGTTATCGCCGACAGCGTGGTACGGCTGCTGCCGGGGGCGATAGGCGATGAAGAGTCGGCGCTGACCGACTCATTCCAGGACGGCCTGTTGGCTCCGCCCGTCTATACCCGTCCGGCGGAGTTCAACGGCTGGGCGGTTCCGGAGGTGCTGTTGTCGGGACACGATGCCCGTATCGAGGAGTGGAAAGAGGAGCAGGCGCTCGAGCGTACCCGCAGGCTGAGGCCCGACCTGCTCGAAAAATGGGAGGATTAG
- a CDS encoding calcium/sodium antiporter, translated as MNVLLLILGLVLVIAGADCLVNGAVAVAKRYRMPEFLIGLTIVGIGTSMPELVVSLIAGIEGKGGMAIGNVVGSNLANTLLILGAASLIQPISISPATKRIDIPYNILVTLVLFFMCFGFTFRHYPTGGVITWWKGILLLALFAGYMAYSFRTAAKGRTETAQAAETGSRPALWKSVLLILFGIAGLAFGGRWFVGGASGIALSLGVSETVIAITMVAVGTSLPELATAIVAAIKGNTQLALGNVIGSNIFNICLILGISSIVAPLDVTGLHPTDILAPLAAALMLLLSVYTFRGQRINRADGALFLALYIGYIAYLLLR; from the coding sequence ATGAACGTACTCTTACTGATTCTGGGACTCGTCCTCGTCATCGCGGGGGCCGACTGCCTGGTCAACGGCGCGGTAGCGGTCGCCAAACGCTACCGGATGCCCGAATTTCTCATCGGACTCACCATCGTGGGCATCGGCACCTCGATGCCGGAGCTGGTCGTGAGCCTCATCGCGGGTATCGAAGGCAAAGGAGGCATGGCGATAGGCAATGTCGTCGGTTCGAACCTGGCCAATACGCTGCTGATACTCGGAGCGGCATCCCTGATACAGCCCATCAGCATCAGTCCCGCCACCAAACGGATAGACATTCCGTACAACATCCTCGTCACACTCGTCCTCTTCTTCATGTGTTTCGGATTCACTTTCCGGCACTACCCCACCGGCGGTGTCATCACCTGGTGGAAGGGTATCCTGCTGCTCGCACTCTTCGCCGGCTACATGGCTTACTCTTTCCGGACAGCAGCCAAAGGGCGAACGGAAACGGCACAGGCGGCAGAGACCGGCTCCCGTCCGGCCTTGTGGAAATCCGTCCTGCTCATTCTGTTCGGCATCGCGGGACTTGCTTTCGGCGGACGGTGGTTCGTCGGCGGCGCGAGCGGCATCGCATTGTCGCTCGGCGTCAGCGAAACCGTCATCGCCATCACGATGGTGGCCGTAGGAACCTCGCTGCCCGAACTCGCCACGGCAATCGTCGCGGCAATTAAGGGCAACACGCAGCTCGCGCTGGGCAACGTCATCGGTTCCAACATATTCAATATATGCCTCATTCTGGGCATCTCCTCGATAGTCGCTCCGCTGGACGTCACGGGTCTCCATCCGACAGACATCCTCGCACCGCTGGCAGCGGCCCTCATGCTCCTGCTCTCCGTCTACACTTTCCGCGGGCAGCGCATCAACCGAGCCGACGGAGCCCTGTTCCTGGCACTGTACATCGGTTACATCGCCTACCTGCTGCTCCGATAA
- a CDS encoding Maf family nucleotide pyrophosphatase: MVLLKDKLHGHRLLLASRSPRRRELLAGAGLAFELADSYDVEETYPPGLPAEEVPGYLAVLKSEAYPHALGVGNILITADTVVICGGRIFGKPDGREGAAAMLAELSGRRHTVVTGVALRAPGRMRSFSVSSDVWFRPLAEEEIAYYVDTFRPYDKAGSYGIQEWIGYVAIERIEGSFYNVMGLPVQALYAELGSFVDTL; the protein is encoded by the coding sequence ATGGTTTTGCTGAAAGATAAATTGCATGGGCATCGGCTGCTGCTTGCCAGCCGCTCCCCGCGGCGGCGCGAGCTGTTGGCGGGGGCGGGACTTGCTTTTGAACTCGCCGACAGTTACGACGTGGAGGAGACCTATCCGCCGGGACTGCCGGCAGAGGAGGTACCCGGATATCTGGCCGTGCTCAAGTCGGAGGCCTATCCGCATGCGCTCGGAGTGGGGAATATTCTCATTACCGCCGACACGGTGGTGATTTGCGGCGGCCGCATATTCGGCAAGCCCGACGGACGGGAGGGGGCGGCGGCCATGCTGGCCGAACTGTCCGGCCGCAGGCATACGGTAGTCACAGGGGTGGCCCTGCGGGCGCCGGGGCGCATGCGCAGCTTTTCCGTGTCGTCGGACGTATGGTTCCGTCCGCTCGCAGAGGAGGAGATAGCCTATTATGTCGATACGTTCCGGCCTTACGACAAGGCGGGTTCCTACGGCATCCAGGAGTGGATAGGGTATGTGGCGATAGAGCGGATAGAGGGCTCTTTCTACAACGTCATGGGGCTGCCGGTGCAGGCGCTCTATGCCGAACTGGGAAGTTTCGTCGATACGTTGTGA